The following coding sequences are from one Molothrus aeneus isolate 106 chromosome Z, BPBGC_Maene_1.0, whole genome shotgun sequence window:
- the SPINK4 gene encoding serine protease inhibitor Kazal-type 4, translated as MSGRELLLLLLVAAMATLVTAGGAELNEGAGLRRPVCEDLAHLQACPLLYLPICGTDGNTYANECQLCVEKMKTRQDIRILKDGECQDT; from the exons ATGTCTgggagagagctgctgctgctgctgctggtggcagcaaTGGCGACTCTGGTCACTGCCGGAG GGGCAGAGCTGAATGAAGGGGCTGGCCTGAGAAGG CCGGTGTGTGAAGACCTGGCTCACCTGCAGGCCTGCCCCCTCCTGTACTTGCCCATCTGTGGGACCGATGGCAATACCTATGCCAATGAATGCCAGCTCTGTGTGGAAAAAAT GAAAACCAGGCAAGACATCCGGATTTTGAAAGATGGGGAGTGTCAAGATACCTGA